One part of the Calonectris borealis unplaced genomic scaffold, bCalBor7.hap1.2 HAP1_SCAFFOLD_220, whole genome shotgun sequence genome encodes these proteins:
- the LMTK3 gene encoding serine/threonine-protein kinase LMTK3 — SLPPGRGPLPPPYAVVLISCSGLVAFVLLLLTCLCCKRGDVGFKEFENPEGEEDSGEFTPPAEETSSSPSLPDVYVLPLGEVGGPGPPPPPADPSKPPGLSRQHLSYLQEIGTGWFGKVILGELLGDASPAQVVVKELRAGAGAPEQRRFLAEAQPYRSLQHPNLLQCLGLCGESGPLLLVMEYCQLGDLKRYLRAQRGAGGGTPELPPRDVATLQRLALEVTLGLRHLHRHGYVHSDLALRNCLLTSELTVRLGDYGLAHSNYREDYYVTPERLWVPLRWVAPELLAETRGTLAVAEQSKESNVWSLGVTLWELFELGVQPYRHLSDQELLGRLMRRRPLALGRPRLRLPHADGWFGVLQSCWRPPPQRPSLEELHRRLSTLLRGPPGGSPAPAPPPRPPSAFPLLDAFPGPDPEDVLTVTQSSRGRLAFECLWERARGGRAGGVPPPQNRPGTLGTPGVLPVLGARSPSGTSEYYIRLEEHEGGGDTAGTVAPSGPPVVPNRRGGLNPFRGVQETALMGGAGEGWGERSSAGSTAGSGGSSPRRPLACPLCRGDEEGDDGDAPPPPCTCALARAEVVRGWRERGAPLRPRCDSAGDDSSLRAERGSLVECPAATEVTEATEAIGHPGIWGPEGRGTAVGRDEVAPAATVDPRDVPFGIGDGPVGTREATVDSREATVDKRGGTWGTRDVPFGTRGGPMGTREATVDPRDVPFGIGDDPMGTREATVDSREATVDKRGGTWGARDVPFGTGGGPMGTRAVFVDSREVIVDARDVPFGTGDGLVGPRKVFIASREATVDKRDGTWGTRDVPFGIRGGLMGTRQVIADTREVIVDAREATVDARDVPFGIGDGPVGTREATVDQRGGTWGARDVPFGPGDDPMGTREVTVDPRDGSADTSDGTMGPRGATIDTRSGTWGTRDVPFGTPDGPVGTRNVTFDTRNGAWDTRDVPFGTRDAPMGTRKATADGKGGTFGTRDVPFSTRDVPVGTRDVTFERRDGAQDTRDVPFGSRGGPTGSRDVTFGTRDVPFGSRGGPMGTRDGTYTRDVTRGTRDVPLGRPGDSGYETETSPSPAAGAGGGGTNGVAVTPGTPVSRRGQGDRDGDVPGVTAEGGFVVQVCQERLQVTLREDVTRNLLAPRGQDGHPESPGRGGAGGGRGGDNDNDGGAATDVPVPAVTPVPTVTPSSADIRAKASRLSLPLPPLALRPFPRRGPRAPRWETAEARGPPEEEEEEEEEEEEDEEEEEEAEEEEEEAEEAAAGGGGPAGPVVPVVVTRWDGRGLRGLLKSPRAAAEAEAALARKRKMVSFFDDVTVYLFDQETPTNELSCQSAPEGEDADPDAFAPPDGIGGVFEWEEERGPPLGGDPRRGTRFTVSPALEPPRGPPEPERPTAPPIEN; from the exons ggagcctccccccggggcgggggccgctgcccccccctTACGCCGTGGTGCTCATCTCCTGCTCGGGGCTGGTGGccttcgtcctcctcctcctcacctgccTCTGCTGCAAACGGGGCGACGTCGGCTTTAAG gagtTCGAGAACCCCGAGGGGGAGGAGGATTCGGGGGAGTTCACGCCGCCGGCGGAGGAGACCTCGTCCTCCCCGTCCCTGCCCGACGTCTACGTCCTCCCATTGGGTGAggtgggggggcccggccccccgcccccccccgccg ACCCATCGAAGCCCCCGGGCTTGAGCCGGCAACATCTGAGCTACCTCCAGGAGATCGGCACCGGCTGGTTCGggaag gtgattTTGGGGGAGCTGTTGGGGGACGCCAGCCCGGCGCAGGTGGTGGTGAAGGAGCTtcgagccggagccggagccccCGAGCAGCGACGCTTCTTGGCCGAAGCTCAACCCTACCG GAGCCTCCAGCACCCCAACCTGCTGCAGTGCCTGGGGCTGTGCGGGGAGAGCGGGCCCCTGCTGCTGGTCATGGAGTACTGCCAGCTG GGGGACCTGAAGCGGTACCTGCGGGcgcagcggggggccgggggggggacccccgaGCTGCCCCCCCGCGACGTGGCCACGCTGCAGCGCTTGGCGCTCGAGGTCACCCTGGGGCTGCGGCACCTGCACCGCCACGGCTACGTCCACAG CGACCTGGCCCTCCGCAACTGCCTGCTGACCTCGGAGCTGACGGTGCGGCTGGGGGACTACGGGCTGGCCCACAGCAACTACCGG gaGGACTACTACGTCACCCCCGAGCGGCTCTGGGTCCCCCTGCGCTGGGTGGCCCCCGAGCTGCTGGCCGAGACCCGGGGGACCCTCGCGGTGGCAGAGCAGAGCAAGGAGAGCAACGTCTG GTCGCTGGGGGTGACGCTGTGGGAGCTGTTCGAGCTGGGGGTCCAGCCCTACCGGCACCTCTCGGACCAGGAGCTCCTCGGCCGCCTGATGCGCCGGCGCCCGCTGGCCCTCGGCCgcccccgcctccgcctgccccaCGCCGATGGGTG GTTCGGGGTGCTGCAGTCCTGCTGGCGCCCGCCCCCCCAGCGTCCCTCCCTGGAAGAGCTGCACCGCCGGCTGAGCACCCTCCTgcggggtcccccgggggggtccccagccccggcacccccccctCGTCCCCCCTCCGCCTTCCCCCTCCTCGACGCCTtccccggccccgaccccgagGACGTCCTTACCGTCACCCAGAGCAGTCGGGGACGTCTGGCCTTCGAGTGTCTTTGGGAACGCGCCCGGGGGGGTCGCGCCGGGGGGgtaccccccccccaaaaccgtcCCGGTACCttggggacccccggggtgcTGCCGGTGTTGGGTGCCCGTAGCCCCTCGGGGACCAGCGAGTACTACATCCGTCTGGAGGAACACGaaggtgggggggacacggcggggacGGTGGCCCCTTCCGGTCCCCCCGTTGTCCCCAACCGTCGTGGGGGGCTCAATCCCTTTCGGGGGGTGCAGGAGACGGCGCTgatggggggggccggggaggggtggggggaacgCAGCTCGGCGGGGAGCACGGCTGGCAGCGGGGGGAGCAGTCCCCGCCGTCCCCTGGCTTGTCCCCTCTGCCGGGGGGACGAGGAAGGGGACGACGGGGACGCCCCTCCGCCCCCCTGTACCTGCGCCCTGGCCCGCGCCGAGGTGGTACGGGGGTGGCGGGAACGGGGGGCCCCCCTGCGCCCCCGTTGTGACAGCGCCGGGGACGACTCGTCCCTGCGGGCTGAGAGGGGCTCCTTGGTGGAGTGTCCCGCGGCCACCGAGGTCACCGAAGCCACCGAGGCCATCGGTCACCCCGGGATTTGGGGgccggaggggcgggggacgGCGGTGGGGCGAGATGAGGTGGCACC AGCGGCCACCGTTGACCCAAGGGACGTCCCCTTTGGCATTGGAGATGGCCCCGTGGGGACAAGAGAGGCCACCGTTGACTCAAGAGAGGCCACCGTTGACAAGAGAGGTGGCACCTGGGGCACAAGGGACGTCCCCTTTGGAACTAGAGGTGGCCCCATGGGGACAAGAGAGGCCACCGTTGACCCAAGGGACGTCCCCTTTGGCATTGGAGATGACCCCATGGGGACAAGAGAGGCCACCGTTGACTCAAGAGAGGCCACCGTTGACAAGAGAGGTGGCACCTGGGGCGCAAGGGACGTCCCCTTTGGAACTGGAGGTGGCCCCATGGGGACAAGAGCGGTCTTTGTTGACTCAAGAGAGGTCATCGTTGACGCAAGGGACGTCCCCTTTGGCACTGGAGATGGCCTCGTGGGGCCAAGAAAGGTCTTCATTGCCTCAAGAGAGGCCACCGTTGACAAGAGAGATGGCACCTGGGGCACAAGGGACGTCCCCTTTGGCATCAGAGGTGGCCTCATGGGGACAAGACAGGTCATCGCTGACACAAGAGAGGTCATCGTTGACGCAAGAGAGGCCACCGTTGACGCAAGGGATGTCCCCTTTGGCATTGGAGATGGCCCCGTGGGGACAAGAGAGGCCACCGTTGACCAGAGAGGTGGCACCTGGGGCGCAAGGGACGTCCCCTTTGGCCCTGGAGATGACCCCATGGGGACAAGAGAGGTCACCGTTGACCCCAGAGATGGCAGCGCTGACACGAGTGACGGCACCATGGGGCCAAGAGGCGCCACCATTGACACGAGAAGTGGCACCTGGGGCACAAGGGACGTCCCCTTCGGCACCCCAGATGGTCCCGTGGGGACAAGGAATGTCACCTTTGACACCAGAAACGGTGCCTGGGACACAAGGGACGTCCCCTTTGGCACCAGAGATGCCCCCATGGGGACAAGAAAGGCCACCGCTGATGGGAAAGGTGGCACCTTCGGCACCAGAGACGTCCCCTTCAGCACCAGAGACGTCCCCGTGGGGACAAGAGATGTCACCTTTGAGAGGAGAGACGGTGCCCAGGACACAAGGGACGtcccctttggcagcagaggTGGCCCCACGGGGTCAAGAGATGTCACCTTCGGCACGAGGGATGtcccctttggcagcagaggTGGCCCCATGGGCACAAGAGATGGCACCTACACGAGAGACGTCACCCGCGGCACAAGGGACGTCCCCTTGGGC CGCCCCGGGGACAGCGGCTACGAGACGGAGACGTCCCCGTCCCCGGCGGCAGGGGCCGGCGGCGGTGGCACCAACGGGGTGGCGGtgaccccggggacccccgtgtCCCGCCgcggacagggggacagggacggggacgtcCCCGGGGTCACCGCCGAGGGGGGGTTCGTGGTACAGGTGTGCCAGGAGCGGCTGCAGGTCACCCTACGCGAGGACGTCACCCGAAATCTGCTGGCACCCCGGGGACAGGACGGACACCCCGagtccccggggcgggggggggccggcggagggcgggggggggacaacGACAACGACGGCGGCGCCGCCACcgacgtccccgtccccgcggtcACCCCGGTCCCCACGGTGACCCCCAGCAGCGCCGACATCCGAG cgAAGGCCTCCcgcctctctctccccctgccccccctggcCCTGCGGCCTttcccccgccgcggcccgcgggCCCCTCGCTGGGAAACGGCCGAGGCGCGGGGgccgccggaggaggaggaggaggaggaagaggaggaggaagaggacgaggaggaggaagaggaggccgaggaagaggaggaggaggccgaggaggcggcggcgggcgggggcggccccgcggggccggtGGTGCCGGTCGTGGTGACCCGCTGGGACGGGCGCGGCCTCCGGGGCCTCCTCAAGTCGCCGCGGGCCGCGGCGGAAGCGGAAGCGGCGCTAGCGCGCAAGCGCAAGATGGTGTCCTTCTTCGATGACGTCACCGTCTACCTCTTCGACCAG GAGACGCCCACCAACGAGTTGAGCTGCCAGAGCGCCCCCGAGGGGGAGGACGCGGACCCCGACGCTTTTGCGCCCCCTGACGGAATCG gaGGGGTCTTTGAGTgggaggaggagcggggcccCCCCCTGGGTGGGGACCCCCGACGTGGCACCCGCTTCACCGTCTCCCCCGCCCTggagcccccccggggcccccccgagCCCGAGCGCCCCACGGCCC cCCCCATCGAGAACTGA
- the LOC142077334 gene encoding neuronal pentraxin-2-like: protein MFARARGTLRRALRALSACLWLRPGGAPALGTPFSYAAPGQPNELVLLAWGGRPMELLVDDQAVPLALSPSPGRWQHVCVTWAAAGGTWRSFQDGVPRGRGGGLAAGHPLRPRGVLVLGQEQDALGGRFDATQAFVGEISDFHLWGRVLDAAEVAAVAGCSTRPAGDLLAWTEGGLELHGGVTTLPFDPCP, encoded by the exons ATGTTCGCCCGGGCGCGGGGGACGctgcggcgggcgctgcgggcgCTCTCCGCCTGCCTCTGGTtgcgccccgggggggcccccgcCCTGGGCACCCCCTTTTCTTACGCCGCCCCCGGGCAACCCAACGAACTGGTGCTGCTGGCCTGGGGTGGGCGCCCCATGGAGCTGCTGGTGGATGATCAg GCGGTGCCGCTGgccttgtccccgtccccaggccGCTGGCAGCACGTCTGCGTCAcctgggcggcggcggggggcacctGGCGCAGCTTCCAGGACGGGGTcccccgcggccggggcggggggctggcggccgGGCACCCCCTGCGGCCCCGCGGCGTCCTCGTCCTCGGCCAGGAGCAG GACGCGCTGGGCGGCCGCTTCGACGCCACGCAGGCCTTCGTGGGGGAAATCTCCGACTTCCACCTCTGGGGCCGGGTGCTGGACGCGGCCGAGGTGGCGGCGGTGGCCGGGTGCAGCACCCGCCCGGCCGGGGACCTGCTGGCCTGGACCGAGGGTGGCCTCGAGCTGCACGGCGGTGTCACCACCCTGCCCTTTGACCCctgcccctga
- the CYTH2 gene encoding cytohesin-2, producing MEDGVYVPPDLTAEERLELESIRRRKQELLGEIQRLREELSEAMSEVEGLEANEGSKTLQRNRKMGMGRKKFNMDPKKGIQFLVENELLRHTAEDIARFLYKGEGLNKTAIGDYLGEREEFNIGVLHAFVDLHEFTDLNLVQALRQFLWSFRLPGEAQKIDRMMEAFAQRYCLCNPGVFQCTDTCYVLSFAVIMLNTSLHNPNVRDKPSAERFVAMNRGINDGGDLPEELLRNLYESIRSEPFKIPEDDGNDLTHTFFNPDREGWLLKLGGRVKTWKRRWFILTDNCLYYFEYTTDKEPRGIIPLENLSIREVEDPRKPHCFELYIPNNKGQLIKACKTEADGRVVEGNHVVYRISAPTRDQKDEWIKSIQAAVSVDPFYEMLAARKKRISVKKKQEQP from the exons aTGGAGGACGGAGTCTATG TGCCCCCCGACCTGACGGCGGAGGAGCGGCTGGAGCTGGAGAGCATCCGGCGGcgcaagcaggagctgctgggggagatCCAGCGCCTGCGGGAGGAGCTGAGCGAGGCCATGAGCGAGGTCGAGGGGCTGGAGGCCAACGAGGGCAG CAAAACCCTGCAGAGGAACCGCAAGATGGGGATGGGCCGCAAGAAATTCAACATGGACCCCAAAAAG gggatcCAGTTCCTGGTGGAGAACGAGCTGCTGCGGCACACGGCCGAGGACATCGCCCGCTTCCTCTACAAGGGCGAGGGGCTCAACAAGACGGCCATCGGCGACTACCTGGGGGAGAG GGAGGAGTTCAATATCGGGGTGCTGCACGCCTTCGTGGACCTCCACGAGTTCACGGACCTCAACCTGGTGCAGGCACTGAG gCAGTTCTTGTGGAGCTTTCGGCTGCCGGGGGAGGCGCAGAAGATCGATCGGATGATGGAGGCCTTCGCCCAGCGCTACTGCCTCTGCAACCCCGGCGTCTTCCAGTGCACGG aCACGTGCTACGTCCTCTCCTTCGCCGTCATCATGCTCAACACCAGCCTGCACAACCCCAACGTGCGGGACAAGCCCTCGGCCGAGCGCTTCGTGGCCATGAACCGCGGCATCAACGACGGCGGGGACCTGCCCGAGGAGCTGCTGCGG aacCTGTATGAGAGCATCCGCAGCGAGCCCTTCAAGATCCCCGAGGACGACGGCAACGACCTGACCCACACCTTCTTCAACCCCGACCGCGAGGGCTGGCTGCTCAAGCTGG gCGGGCGGGTGAAGACGTGGAAGCGGCGTTGGTTCATCCTCACCGACAACTGTCTCTACTACTTCGAGTACACCACG gacaaGGAGCCGCGGGGCATCATCCCCCTGGAGAACCTGAGCATCCGCGAGGTGGAGGACCCCCGCAAACCG cactgcttCGAGCTCTACATCCCCAACAACAAGGGGCAGCTGATCAAGGCCTGCAAGACGGAGGCCGACGGGCGGGTGGTGGAGGGCAACCACGTCGTCTACCGCATCTCCGCCCCCACCCGCGACCAGAAGGACGAGTGGATCAAATCCATCCA ggcagcggTGAGCGTCGACCCCTTCTACGAGATGCTGGCCGCCCGCAAGAAGCGCATTTCGGTGAAGAAGAAGCAGGAGCAGCCCTga